One window from the genome of Pelodictyon luteolum DSM 273 encodes:
- a CDS encoding DUF721 domain-containing protein yields MARTRNPKPFSAIAGEMYQTLGMREAFLQFKALEAWGGVVGPAIARATTVERFSDGQLFVRVRNSSWRMELNYRKVDIVRQLNAVLEKPMVKEIIFR; encoded by the coding sequence ATGGCAAGAACTCGCAATCCTAAACCGTTCTCTGCTATTGCAGGGGAAATGTACCAGACGCTTGGCATGCGGGAGGCGTTCCTGCAGTTCAAGGCGCTTGAGGCCTGGGGCGGGGTTGTCGGTCCTGCAATTGCTCGTGCAACCACAGTAGAGCGGTTTTCGGACGGCCAGTTGTTCGTCAGGGTCCGCAACTCCTCATGGCGGATGGAGTTGAACTACCGCAAGGTGGATATTGTCCGGCAACTCAACGCAGTTCTTGAAAAACCAATGGTAAAGGAAATCATTTTTCGCTGA
- the recF gene encoding DNA replication/repair protein RecF (All proteins in this family for which functions are known are DNA-binding proteins that assist the filamentation of RecA onto DNA for the initiation of recombination or recombinational repair.), translating to MRLKNIQVENFRNHHSLAFQPEEGITVLYGPNGSGKTSVLEAIHYCALTKSLLGAPESECLAFSEEYFIISGEFVSTRGTSLSVKVSYGKDRGKLVQLNQSEVKPFSQHVGTIPCITFSPSEIAIVNGSPGERRRFLDNALSQSDRRYLDELLDYRRVLQQRNALLLQLASSSGGSREMLDLWTENLADLAAGVTLRRISFLGELSVYFEPLQTSLAGKGSHLVTYRSSFGTIDSGLSRDELRDRYIKRFKETQRQELLRTQTMSGPHRDDLLFLSNGREIKKYGSQGQQRAFLISLKLALFRYFSHRLPESPICLFDDMFSELDAERTSEIFNILEDCGQTILTTTDGSLHPASQAVSVTALPGYRGG from the coding sequence TTGAGGCTCAAAAACATACAGGTTGAGAATTTCAGGAACCATCACTCACTTGCCTTCCAGCCTGAAGAGGGTATTACGGTGCTGTATGGTCCCAATGGATCCGGAAAAACTTCGGTGCTTGAAGCCATCCATTACTGTGCGCTTACAAAAAGCCTTCTGGGCGCGCCGGAATCCGAGTGTCTTGCGTTCTCAGAAGAGTATTTTATCATTTCCGGTGAGTTCGTTAGTACGCGTGGCACGTCGCTCAGTGTAAAGGTATCATACGGAAAAGACAGAGGGAAGCTGGTACAGCTGAACCAGAGTGAGGTTAAACCGTTTTCACAGCACGTCGGCACCATTCCCTGTATAACCTTTTCTCCTTCTGAAATAGCCATTGTCAACGGCTCACCGGGGGAACGAAGGCGCTTCCTTGACAATGCACTCAGTCAATCGGACCGGCGTTACCTTGACGAGCTGCTTGACTACCGCAGGGTGCTGCAGCAGCGCAATGCCCTTCTTCTGCAGCTCGCTTCTTCAAGCGGTGGATCACGAGAGATGCTTGATCTCTGGACTGAGAACCTGGCCGATCTTGCTGCCGGAGTTACCCTCAGGCGCATCAGCTTCCTTGGTGAGCTTTCGGTTTATTTCGAGCCACTGCAGACCAGTCTTGCCGGAAAGGGATCCCATCTGGTCACGTATCGTTCTTCATTCGGGACTATCGATTCAGGCCTTTCTCGTGATGAACTTCGGGACCGTTACATAAAACGCTTCAAAGAGACTCAGCGGCAGGAGCTACTTCGCACTCAGACAATGTCCGGGCCGCATCGTGATGATCTGCTGTTTCTTTCAAACGGCAGGGAAATTAAAAAATACGGTTCACAGGGTCAGCAGCGCGCTTTCCTCATAAGCTTGAAGCTTGCCCTCTTCCGCTACTTCAGCCATCGGCTTCCCGAAAGCCCAATATGCCTGTTCGACGATATGTTCAGTGAACTTGATGCAGAAAGGACATCCGAAATTTTCAATATCCTTGAGGATTGCGGCCAGACTATTCTAACCACGACGGATGGAAGCCTTCACCCGGCATCTCAGGCTGTCAGCGTTACAGCACTTCCGGGATACAGAGGGGGCTGA
- a CDS encoding FprA family A-type flavoprotein — protein sequence MTDKNILPVSPSVTWIGVLDPGLITFDIVMETKYGTTYNSYFINAEKKAIVETTKEKFWPEYLAKIKQVTDPAEIEYIIVDHTEPDHSGNVANLLKIAPNATVVGSGNALKFLRDQTGHDFRSIAVKTGDTLDLGNKTLHFINAPNLHWPDTIYTWLEEERVLFTCDSFGSHFCNEKMYDDEVGDFDDAFTYYFDAILRPFSKYMIQAIEKIKPLDISVICPGHGPILRSDWKKYVDMSQRYAMGAIALPNEKNILIAYVSAYENTMLLANKIAEGLKSSCDFTIDVCDIEHMHFSKLEEKIAHASGIILGSPTINQNILPQIYGFFGAINPIRDKGKLGAAFGSYGWSGEASKMIEGNFTMLKLKVFERNMMVKFKPHEEAFKECIDFGKAYAEKMIEMYRLSCNI from the coding sequence ATGACAGACAAGAACATCCTCCCGGTAAGCCCAAGCGTGACCTGGATCGGCGTACTTGATCCCGGACTTATCACCTTTGACATCGTCATGGAGACTAAATACGGTACGACCTACAACTCCTATTTCATCAATGCTGAGAAGAAGGCCATCGTAGAAACGACCAAAGAGAAGTTCTGGCCTGAATATCTCGCCAAGATAAAACAGGTTACCGATCCGGCAGAGATTGAATACATCATAGTAGACCATACCGAGCCAGACCATTCCGGAAACGTTGCCAACCTGCTCAAGATTGCGCCGAATGCCACTGTTGTCGGCAGCGGCAACGCGCTGAAATTTCTTCGCGACCAGACCGGCCACGACTTCCGCTCGATCGCTGTGAAAACCGGCGACACGCTTGACCTCGGAAACAAAACACTTCATTTCATAAATGCCCCGAATCTCCACTGGCCCGATACGATCTACACCTGGCTTGAGGAGGAGCGCGTACTCTTTACTTGCGACTCGTTCGGTTCACATTTCTGCAATGAAAAAATGTACGATGATGAAGTAGGGGACTTCGACGACGCATTCACATACTATTTCGACGCGATTCTACGACCGTTCAGCAAATACATGATACAGGCGATCGAAAAGATAAAACCCCTGGACATTTCAGTCATCTGTCCCGGGCACGGTCCAATTCTGCGCAGCGACTGGAAAAAGTATGTCGACATGTCGCAGCGTTATGCAATGGGAGCCATCGCACTGCCGAACGAAAAGAACATCCTCATTGCTTATGTTTCGGCCTATGAGAACACGATGCTTCTGGCAAATAAAATTGCCGAAGGATTGAAGAGTTCCTGCGACTTCACCATTGACGTGTGCGATATCGAGCATATGCATTTCTCAAAGCTTGAAGAGAAGATTGCCCATGCATCAGGCATCATCCTCGGCTCTCCCACCATCAATCAAAACATTCTGCCGCAGATCTACGGATTCTTCGGTGCAATCAATCCCATCAGGGACAAGGGCAAGCTTGGAGCTGCATTCGGGTCGTATGGCTGGAGCGGGGAGGCGTCAAAAATGATTGAGGGTAATTTCACTATGCTCAAGTTGAAGGTATTCGAGCGCAACATGATGGTGAAGTTCAAGCCACACGAAGAGGCGTTCAAAGAGTGCATCGACTTTGGGAAAGCCTACGCTGAGAAAATGATTGAAATGTACCGCCTTAGCTGCAACATCTGA